In Hoplias malabaricus isolate fHopMal1 chromosome 6, fHopMal1.hap1, whole genome shotgun sequence, a single window of DNA contains:
- the eef1a1l2 gene encoding eukaryotic translation elongation factor 1 alpha 1, like 2 — protein MGKEKTHINIVVIGHVDSGKSTTTGHLIYKCGGIDKRTIEKFEKEAAEMGKGSFKYAWVLDKLKAERERGITIDISLWKFETSKYYITIIDAPGHRDFIKNMITGTSQADCAVLIVAAGVGEFEAGISKNGQTREHALLAFTLGVKQLIVGVNKMDSTEPPYSQKRFEEITKEVSAYIKKIGYNPATVAFVPISGWHGDNMLEPSTNMSWFKGWKVERKEGGCTGTTLLEALDSILPPSRPTDKPLRLPLQDVYKIGGIGTVPVGRVETGVLKPGMVVTFAPVNVTTEVKSVEMHHESLAEAVPGDNVGFNIKNVSVKEIRRGNVAGDSKNDPPMEAGNFTAQVIILNHPGQISQGYAPVLDCHTAHIACKFAELKEKIDRRSGKKLEDNPKNLKSGDAAIILMIPGKPMCVESFAQYPPLGRFAVRDMRQTVAVGVIKAVDKKASSGGKVTKSAQKAAKGK, from the exons GACACCTGATCTATAAATGTGGAGGCATCGACAAGAGAACCATTGAGAAGTTTGAGAAAGAAGCAGCGGAG ATGGGCAAGGGCTCCTTCAAGTATGCCTGGGTGCTGGACAAACTGAAGGCTGAGCGTGAGCGTGGTATCACTATTGACATTTCTCTCTGGAAATTTGAGACCAGCAAGTACTACATCACCATCATTGATGCCCCTGGACACAGAGACTTCATCAAGAACATGATCACTGGCACTTCACAG GCTGACTGTGCTGTACTGATTGTGGCTGCTGGTGTTGGTGAGTTTGAGGCTGGTATCTCTAAGAACGGACAGACCCGTGAGCACGCCCTCCTGGCTTTCACCCTGGGAGTGAAGCAGCTTATCGTTGGAGTCAACAAGATGGATTCCACAGAGCCCCCATACAGCCAGAAGCGTTTTGAGGAGATCACAAAGGAAGTCAGTGCTTACATCAAGAAGATTGGCTACAACCCTGCCACTGTTGCTTTTGTGCCCATTTCAGGGTGGCACGGAGACAACATGTTGGAGCCCAGCACAAAT ATGAGCTGGTTCAAGGGCTGGAAGGTTGAGCGTAAGGAGGGTGGCTGCACTGGTACAACTCTCTTGGAAGCCCTGGACTCCATCCTTCCACCTTCTCGCCCCACTGATAAACCCCTGCGTCTGCCCCTTCAGGATGTCTACAAGATTGGAG GTATTGGAACTGTCCCCGTGGGCCGTGTGGAGACTGGTGTCCTCAAGCCTGGCATGGTTGTGACCTTCGCCCCTGTTAATGTGACCACTGAGGTCAAGTCTGTGGAGATGCACCACGAGTCTCTTGCAGAAGCTGTTCCCGGTGACAATGTTGGCTTCAATATAAAGAACGTGTCAGTAAAGGAAATCCGCCGTGGTAACGTGGCTGGAGATAGCAAGAATGACCCACCAATGGAGGCTGGCAACTTCACTGCTCAG GTCATCATCCTGAACCACCCTGGCCAGATCTCTCAGGGCTATGCACCTGTGCTGGATTGCCACACAGCTCACATTGCCTGCAAGTTTGCTGAGCTCAAGGAGAAGATCGACCGTCGTTCTGGTAAGAAGCTTGAGGACAACCCCAAGAACCTCAAGTCTGGAGATGCTGCCATTATCCTTATGATCCCTGGGAAGCCCATGTGTGTGGAGAGCTTTGCACAGTACCCACCTCTGG GTCGTTTTGCTGTGCGTGACATGAGGCAGACTGTTGCTGTCGGTGTCATTAAGGCTGTTGACAAGAAAGCCTCCTCTGGCGGCAAGGTGACTAAGTCTGCTCAGAAGGCTGCCAAAGGCAAATGA